In Triticum aestivum cultivar Chinese Spring chromosome 5B, IWGSC CS RefSeq v2.1, whole genome shotgun sequence, the following proteins share a genomic window:
- the LOC123114168 gene encoding ribosomal protein S4, mitochondrial-like, protein MPALRFKTCRLLPGNVRNRELSLIQRRILRRLRNKRRSIKRNLSRRENRNSNIKSQTTRKLSLYYGDLPIREMHRGRELTSYIPFLLNQETRSDVIPVRLHFSDTLPQARQPISHRRVCLNNGLVTITHLKVSHGDLISFKENDARTRGFEIRRSFYIDISVGKIIGKFLSAISVGKRRGKFLPARIWRRTKKEWFRLLTTQRGCRLLLKSKELQKLRSYMQEEDFERTKKFGSAKVCLGSSFAEHNRMKRNLFHFKYFFLLKRGKEKNRNLPTRTISPFVEKSSLYSNSTYCSGSPFTRKIRIKRIELPTHYSEVNHRTLKAVVSYGPNIGHIPHDIRLKDPNLPLRSGNGRGQNI, encoded by the coding sequence ATGCCAGCATTAAGATTTAAAACGTGTCGTCTACTTCCAGGAAATGTTCGGAACAGAGAACTTTCTCTAATCCAACGCCGTATTCTCCGAAGATTGAGGAACAAGAGGAGATCCATTAAAAGAAATCTTTCTCGGAGAGAAAATCGAAACAGTAACATCAAATCACAAACTACACGAAAGTTGTCTCTTTATTATGGGGATTTACCCATAAGGGAGATGCACAGAGGAAGAGAACTAACTTCATATATCCCTTTTTTACTCAATCAAGAAACAAGATCGGACGTGATTCCGGTTCGTCTCCATTTTAGTGACACTCTTCCTCAAGCAAGGCAGCCGATAAGTCATCGAAGGGTTTGTTTGAATAATGGACTGGTAACCATTACTCATTTGAAAGTTTCCCACGGTGATCTAATATCTTTTAAAGAAAATGACGCGAGAACCCGCGGTTTTGAAATAAGGAGATCTTTCTATATCGACATATCAGTTGGAAAAATCATAGGCAAATTCCTATCGGCCATATCAGTTGGAAAAAGAAGAGGCAAATTCCTACCGGCCAGAATCTGgagaagaacaaaaaaagaatGGTTCCGCTTACTCACAACTCAGAGGGGATGCCGCTTACTACTCAAATCCAAGGAATTGCAAAAGTTGCGTTCTTATATGCAAGAAGAAGACTTTGAAAGAACAAAGAAGTTTGGATCCGCAAAAGTATGCTTAGGCAGTTCCTTCGCTGAGCACAACAGAATGAAGAGGAATTTGTTTCATTTCAAATACTTCTTCTTATTGAAAAGAGGGAAGGAGAAAAACCGAAATCTTCCTACTCGAACAATAAGTCCTTTTGTAGAAAAGTCTTCTTTATATAGTAATTCGACCTATTGCTCCGGATCCCCGTTTACTAGGAAGATAagaatcaaaaggatcgaactacctACTCATTATTCGGAGGTGAATCATAGAACACTAAAAGCTGTGGTATCTTATGGACCTAACATAGGTCACATCCCTCACGACATAAGATTGAAAGATCCAAACCTTCCTCTTCGGAGCGGAAACGGACGTGGCCAAAACATATAA